One window from the genome of Alnus glutinosa chromosome 13, dhAlnGlut1.1, whole genome shotgun sequence encodes:
- the LOC133853628 gene encoding GDSL esterase/lipase At4g10955-like: MLCAICRGSENHRRSVAASLVQGVYILERDRQANRQGSHALAPPWWEFLHFRLLRPFVDDADCSIFGAIYEFNPPASHRDHSLDGSPRYVIAFRGTLIKLGTVLRDADLNKDLILNELHRTSRFEIAMQFVQSFVTEVGDSNVWLAGHSLGSAMAMLAGKTMAKTGIFLESFLFNPPFLSGPIEKIKDKRLRTGIRIASSAITAGLTLAMRTKHQRNTAEDQFAALSAWVPCLFVNPRDHIGSEYIEYFERRKKMEENGAGWIGRLATQNSIGGLLMNALGKEYSEPLHLIPSASLTINPSPSQNFKQDHGLEQWWSPDLKPQSKLYKYREL, encoded by the coding sequence ATGCTGTGTGCTATATGCAGGGGGAGTGAAAACCATCGAAGGTCTGTTGCTGCCAGTTTGGTTCAGGGTGTCTACATTCTCGAACGGGACCGCCAAGCAAATCGTCAAGGTTCCCATGCCCTTGCTCCTCCTTGGTGGGAGTTTCTCCATTTTCGGCTGCTTCGTCCCTTTGTAGATGATGCTGATTGTTCCATCTTTGGAGCCATTTATGAATTCAATCCTCCAGCGTCTCACCGTGACCACTCACTAGATGGAAGTCCACGATACGTGATTGCTTTCCGAGGCACCTTAATAAAGCTAGGCACTGTCTTACGGGATGCCGACTTGAATAAGGACCTCATTCTGAATGAACTTCACCGGACATCTCGTTTTGAGATTGCTATGCAATTTGTCCAGAGCTTTGTTACTGAAGTTGGTGATTCAAATGTCTGGTTAGCTGGCCATTCCCTTGGGTCAGCAATGGCAATGCTTGCTGGAAAAACTATGGCCAAGACCGGCATCTTTCTCgaatcttttcttttcaatccGCCATTCCTTTCTGGCCCAATTGAGAAAATTAAGGATAAAAGACTGAGAACCGGGATTCGAATTGCAAGCAGTGCGATCACAGCAGGGCTCACTCTTGCTATGAGGACTAAACACCAGAGGAATACGGCGGAGGATCAATTTGCTGCTTTGTCTGCATGGGTCCCTTGTCTATTTGTGAACCCCCGTGATCACATTGGTTCAGAATATATTGAGTATTTTGAACGCAGGAAAAAGATGGAAGAGAATGGTGCAGGATGGATTGGGAGATTAGCAACCCAGAACTCGATTGGAGGTCTGCTAATGAATGCATTGGGGAAGGAGTACTCAGAACCACTACACCTCATTCCTTCTGCAAGTCTGACCATTAATCCATCTCCTTCCCAGAATTTTAAACAAGATCATGGACTTGAGCAGTGGTGGAGTCCTGATCTAAAGCCGCAATCCAAACTCTACAAGTATAGAGAGCtgtga